The stretch of DNA CGCTCGCGAACCGAGTTCCGTTTCGGCATCGGGCGAAGGGGAGCGACCGGGCTACCGGAAATCAGCGGGTGCCGGCCTGCCGCTTCCGCGAAAGAGCATTGATCCCTCGCCCGGCGCACACACCGACCACATGCAGAAGCGCTGTTGCTGCCAGCATCGCGATAGCGAAGGTCCAGTGTGATCCGTTCGCTTCGGTCGCATGGGCATAACCGTGAGCAAGCGCGAAGAAGCCGGTGATGGCAGCCGCGAGGACGAGGTTGATACGCGGGCGAGAATGGCGCCCAATGCCAGCAGTGGCATAGAGAGGAGGACGATGGTCTCGGCGGGGATGGTAATGCCGGTGTGACCGACGAGGAAGCCTGCGGCCATTGCGCTCATGAAGGCTGCGGGCAGCGCCCAGATCTTGCCCGGATAGGCGCGCGCGGACCACAGCCCCACACAAATCATCGCGGTGAGATGGTCCGCGCCGGTGAAGGGGTGGACGAAGCCGGCGAGCGCGCCGGTGCCGAAGTCATGTCCCGGATGCGCCAATGCGGGGCTCGCCGCGAAGAGCGGCAAGAGCGCGGCGAGCTTGGGCCAATGATGCGTGACGGAACGGCTCATGCGATTTTCTCCGGTTTGAAAAGCGGCTGCGCGGGCGGCAGGCGATCGGGCAGGCCGCCCTGTTCGACGATCAGGCGGGCAATGGCATCGACGCCCTGATCGGCGCGGATATTGGTGAAGACGAACGGCTTGGTCCCGCGCATTTTCGTGGCATCGCGGTCCATCACCGGCAGGCTGGCGCCGACCAGCGGGGCAAGGTCAATCTTGTTGATGACGAGCAGGTCCGAGCGGGTAATGCCGGGGCCTCCCTTGCGCGGAATCTTATCGCCCGCCGAGACGTCGATCACGTAGATTGTCAGGTCCGCCAGCTCGGGGCTGAAAGTGGCCGCCAGATTATCGCCGCCGCTTTCGATCAGGATCAGGTCGAGATCGGGGAAGGTCCGATGCAGCCGGTCGACCGCGGCGAGGTTCATCGAGGCATCCTCGCGGATCGCTGTATGCGGGCAACCGCCGGTCTCGACGCCGAGGATACGCTCGGCCTCCAGCGATCCGGCGCGGGTGAGGAACTCGGCATCCTCGCGCGTGTAGATGTCGTTGGTGATCGCGGCGATCTGGTAGTCGGCACGGAAGGTGCGGCACAGCGCGTCCATCAGCGCCGTCTTGCCCGAGCCGACCGGGCCACCGATGCCCACACGCAGAGGGCCGTTTGTGGAGGTAAGTGTCATGTGCGGAACAGCCTCGTGTACTGGGTTTCATGGGCCATGCAGCCAAGCTCGGCCATGAGGCTGGCCGAACCCATCTGCGCGAAGGGGTCTTCGTTGGGATCGAGCGCTGCGGCCCGCGCAGCCTGCACCAGCACTTGCGGCTTCAACGCGCGCAACACCTGCTGGGCATGGGTCTGACCCAGCGGCACCAGACGCTGCGCCGCCGAGACGAGATTGGCGACGGCGCCATGCGCGAAGGCCGCCAGCGCGGGTTCGAGCGGAAGATCGGCCTGCGCCATCAGACAGGCGCAGGCGACCGGATAGGCCAGTTCGTCTTCGGGCACGTCGTCCAGCAGCACAAAGGCCTCAGCCGAAGCGGCAGCGCCGGCGATGCGGCGGAACGCCTCGCCTTGCGCGCAGGTCTCCAGCCTGCGCTCGGCTCCGGTCGCGGCCGCGTGGGCGAGTTCGGCCACGGCGAGCAGCGCGATGCCGTCGCCTGCCCTCGCCGCGTGGAAGGCATGGGCGAAGAGCACCAGATCGCTCCACAGCGGCCCCTGCCCCAGCAGGTCGGCGATCCAGCCTTGGCACGAAGGCGCATCGGTGATGAAGCGTTCCTCCACCGCCCATTCCAGCCCACCGGAATGGGTATAGGCGCCCACCGGCCAGGCCGGAGACATCCAGCTAAGCAGGTCGAACAGACCGGCGGCGCTAACTGCGGCGTCTGTTGCTGCGCCCGGCCCCAGATTGAGGGCGATGTCAGGCGTGATGGTGGTGATGCCCATGATCGTGCGCGTGGTCATGGTCATGGTCATGACTATGCGAATGGCCGCCGCCGGAATAGGCCCCGCCTTCCGGATCGAACGGCGCCTCGATCCGCGTGCAGGTGCCGCCAAGGCCCAGAACCATGTGCTCGATCACATGATCGTAGCGAATGCGCAAGGTGCCGCCATCAGGACCGGGAAGCAGTTGCGTCGGCAGGTGGCGATTGCCCAGATGCCAGGCGATCCGCACCAGCGCTGCGCTATCTTCAGCCCCGATCTCCAGCAACGCCTCGGCGGCGGCACGTACCAGCACCAGCGAGCCGTCCTCGATCCGCAACCGCTCGCCATCGCGCAAGTGCACCGCGCTGGGCATATCGAGCAGCAGCGCTCGCCCCGCCTCGCTCGTCAGCACGATGCGGCGGCGGTTGCGACGGTCGAAATCGAGCAGGACCGAGTCCTCACAAGGTTCTTCGGAAGCGGGCTCGACGGAATATATGCGGCGCATGGGTGGCAACCTTCGCGATCAGTAGAGGAAGTAGCGCTGCGCCAGCGGCAGCACGTCTGCGGGCAGGCAGGTAAGCAGTTCGCCATCGGCACGCACCTCGTAGGTCTCGGGGTCGACCTCGATCGCCGGCAGCGCATCGTTCAGCTTCATGTCGGCCTTGCCGATCCCACGCACATTGGCGATCGCCACCACCTGGCGCCTGAGGCCGAGCCGTTCCTTCACCCCGCCGTCCAGCGCCGCCTGCGAAACGAAGGTCACGCACGCGGCCGCCATGGCCGACCCGTACTGGCCGAACATCGGCCTTGCATGGACCGGCTGCGGCGTCGGGATCGAGGCATTGGGATCGCCCATCATCGCTGCCACGATCGTCCCGCCCTTGACGATCAGATCGGGCTTGGCGCCGAAGAAGGCCGGGTCCCAGATCACCAGATCGGCCAGCTTGCCCACTTCGACCGAGCCCACCTCGTCTGCCAGCCCATGGGCGATCGCCGGGTTGATCGTGTACTTGGCGACGTAGCGCCGCGCACGCAGGTTGTCGTGCTCTTCGCCATCCGTGTCTCCGTCGCCCGGAAGCGCGCCGCGCTGCAGCTTCATCTTGTGCGCGGTCTGCCAGGTGCGGGTGATCACCTCACCCACCCGGCCCATCGCCTGGCTGTCGGACGAGAGCACCGAGAGCGCGCCCATATCGTGCAGCACGTCCTCCGCCGCGATCGTCTCCTTGCGGATGCGGCTCTCGGCGAAGGCGATATCCTCGGCAATGCCGGGGTCGAGGTGATGGCACACCATCAGCATGTCGAGATGCTCGTCCACGGTGTTGACGGTGAACGGCATCGTCGGATTGGTGGACGAGGGGATCACATTGGGCAGCCCCGCCACCTTGATGATATCGGGCGCGTGACCGCCGCCTGCTCCTTCGGTGTGGAAGGCGTGGATGGTGCGGCCCTTGAAGGCGGCGATGGTATCATCCACGAAGCCGCTCTCGTTCAGCGTATCGGTATGGATCATCACCTGCACGTTCATCGCGTCCGCGACGGTCAGGCAGCAGTCGATCGAGGCGGGCGTGGTGCCCCAGTCCTCGTGCAGCTTCATCGCGCAGGCCCCCGCCTCGATCTGCTCGACGAGGGCGGCGGGCTCGCTGGCATTGCCCTTGCCCGCAAAGGCCAGGTTCACCGGCAGGCCCTCGGCAGCCATCAGCATGCGCGCGATATGCCAGGGACCCGGCGTACAGGTGGTGGCATTGGTGCCGGTGGCAGGCCCCGTCCCGCCGCCCAGCATCGTCGTGATGCCCGAGGCCAGCGCCTCTTCCACCTGCTGCGGGCAGATGAAGTGGATATGCGCATCGATCCCACCTGCCGTGACGATCTTGCCCTCGCCCGCAATGATTTCGGTGCCGGGGCCGATGACGATATCGACGCCGGGCTGCACGTCCGGGTTGCCCGCCTTGCCGATAGCATGGATGCGCCCGTCGCGAAGGCCGATGTCCGCCTTGTAGATGCCGCTCCAGTCCAGGATCACCGCATTGGTGATCACCGTGTCCATCGCGCCCGCCTCGCGGGTCCGCTGGCTCTGGCCCATGCCATCGCGGATCACCTTGCCGCCGCCGAACTTGACCTCCTCGCCATAGAGCGTGGCATCGCGCTCGATCCTGATCAGCAGCGCGGTATCGCCCAGCCGCAGCCGGTCGCCCACCGTCGGGCCATACATGTCGGCATAGGCCACGCGGGTCATCGTGAAGGCCATCAGCGCGCGCTCCCGTCCTCGGTTGTATCCAACTGCGCCATCACCGCGCCCCGGAAGCCGAAGATCCGTCGATCCCCCGCAACGGCACCAGCGCCACCTCGCGCGACTGGCCCGGCTCGAAACGCACCGCAGTGCCCGCCGGAATGTCCAGCCGCTGGCCCATTGCTGCCGCACGGTCGAAGGCCAGTGCCGGATTGGTCTCGGCGAAGTGGTAATGGCTGCCCACCTGTACCGGCCGGTCGCCGGTATTGGCCACGGTCAGCCGCGTCACCGTCAGCCCTTCGTTGAGCGTCACGGTGCCGGGGGCGGCGAGAAGTTCGCCCGGAATCATGCCTGTGGGGATCATATCAACGTCTCCCTCAACGGATCGGGCTGTGGATGGTGACCAGCTTGGTGCCGTCGGGGAAGGTCGCTTCCACCTGCACGTCGGCGATCATCTCGGCGATGCCCTCCATCACCTGTTCGCGGGTGAGCACATGGGCGCCCGCTTCCATCAGGTGGGCCACGCTCAAGCCGTCGCGCGCGCCTTCGGCCACGAAGTCGCTGATCAGCGCGATCGCTTCGGGATAGTTCAGCTTCACCCCGCGCTCCAGCCGCCGCCGCGCGACCATCGCCGCCGTGGCGATCAGCAGCTTGTCCTTTTCTCGAGGGGTCAGACGCATCGCTCAGCAACTCCAGACACGGGGCGGGGAAGGCCTTCGCGCAAGACCTCCAGCGCAAGGGCAAGATCATGGCGCAGCACCGCGCCGTCGGGCGCCAGCAAACGCAGCGCGAGAATACCGTTCCAGCTGCTCGCCGCAACACGCCCTTGCGCGCCGGTGAGCGCGTGGCGCAGCGGGTCGAGCAATGCGGCGGCATCGGGGGCCAGTCGCAGCACCGTGGCAAAAGCGCCCGCGCCGTTGCCAAGCGCGGGTCGTGACATCGTGGCGGCAATGTCCGGCCCCTGCCCACCCCAAGCTCCAGCGCATCGGCATAGACCAGCCGCCCGCCGCGCCGCACCCGCCACGTATCGCGCAAGTGCCCGCTCGCCATCCGCTCGCCCATCGCCGTGC from Novosphingobium sp. 9 encodes:
- the ureG gene encoding urease accessory protein UreG, with product MTLTSTNGPLRVGIGGPVGSGKTALMDALCRTFRADYQIAAITNDIYTREDAEFLTRAGSLEAERILGVETGGCPHTAIREDASMNLAAVDRLHRTFPDLDLILIESGGDNLAATFSPELADLTIYVIDVSAGDKIPRKGGPGITRSDLLVINKIDLAPLVGASLPVMDRDATKMRGTKPFVFTNIRADQGVDAIARLIVEQGGLPDRLPPAQPLFKPEKIA
- the ureC gene encoding urease subunit alpha, with translation MAFTMTRVAYADMYGPTVGDRLRLGDTALLIRIERDATLYGEEVKFGGGKVIRDGMGQSQRTREAGAMDTVITNAVILDWSGIYKADIGLRDGRIHAIGKAGNPDVQPGVDIVIGPGTEIIAGEGKIVTAGGIDAHIHFICPQQVEEALASGITTMLGGGTGPATGTNATTCTPGPWHIARMLMAAEGLPVNLAFAGKGNASEPAALVEQIEAGACAMKLHEDWGTTPASIDCCLTVADAMNVQVMIHTDTLNESGFVDDTIAAFKGRTIHAFHTEGAGGGHAPDIIKVAGLPNVIPSSTNPTMPFTVNTVDEHLDMLMVCHHLDPGIAEDIAFAESRIRKETIAAEDVLHDMGALSVLSSDSQAMGRVGEVITRTWQTAHKMKLQRGALPGDGDTDGEEHDNLRARRYVAKYTINPAIAHGLADEVGSVEVGKLADLVIWDPAFFGAKPDLIVKGGTIVAAMMGDPNASIPTPQPVHARPMFGQYGSAMAAACVTFVSQAALDGGVKERLGLRRQVVAIANVRGIGKADMKLNDALPAIEVDPETYEVRADGELLTCLPADVLPLAQRYFLY
- a CDS encoding urease accessory protein UreF encodes the protein MTMTMTTRTIMGITTITPDIALNLGPGAATDAAVSAAGLFDLLSWMSPAWPVGAYTHSGGLEWAVEERFITDAPSCQGWIADLLGQGPLWSDLVLFAHAFHAARAGDGIALLAVAELAHAAATGAERRLETCAQGEAFRRIAGAAASAEAFVLLDDVPEDELAYPVACACLMAQADLPLEPALAAFAHGAVANLVSAAQRLVPLGQTHAQQVLRALKPQVLVQAARAAALDPNEDPFAQMGSASLMAELGCMAHETQYTRLFRT
- a CDS encoding urease subunit gamma; this encodes MRLTPREKDKLLIATAAMVARRRLERGVKLNYPEAIALISDFVAEGARDGLSVAHLMEAGAHVLTREQVMEGIAEMIADVQVEATFPDGTKLVTIHSPIR
- a CDS encoding urease accessory protein UreE, coding for MRRIYSVEPASEEPCEDSVLLDFDRRNRRRIVLTSEAGRALLLDMPSAVHLRDGERLRIEDGSLVLVRAAAEALLEIGAEDSAALVRIAWHLGNRHLPTQLLPGPDGGTLRIRYDHVIEHMVLGLGGTCTRIEAPFDPEGGAYSGGGHSHSHDHDHDHAHDHGHHHHHA